Within the Marinobacter sp. SS13-12 genome, the region GTGGGATCCGCCGGGAATCAGATCGTCGTAGAGGGGGGCTGCGCTATTGAGAGAGTCGAGCATCGCCTTTTCCTTCTGGTACGGGGTTCAAAGAAACGAGAGACGTCAGTCACTGAACGATCCTCCCGGGCTTTTGTCCCGCCGTGTAACCTTGGAAAAGGTCGTCAACTCTCGGACCAGTCACCTGTTTTGTCTCGCTTTTTCATCGCTACGAGGAACAGGCCGGAACCCTAGTTGAACTATTTGTCAGATTGTCGCGCTTTGATGCTGGTTTCGGTAACCGACTTCTCGCTGCGTCATATGGGTATTGCAGAGACTATGCCAATTGTTAACCGTCTGGTTTTGTTGGTTTTTTATTTTGACGGCGAAACGCGATTGCTTCCTGTCAGGGCATTCGCACTGTTTTTGTGCGCCAGTGAGGGATTTTACGGTGCACTATTTATTCAGGCAGGTTTGACCAGTACTGGCGCGGCTTTGATGCCATCTACTACTAAGGAACGAGTTTTTCACCTCCATCGAATCATTCACCTATCCGTCGCTGGGGTCTACATTGATTGGGTAAACGCGAAAGGCCGCGTTGCCCTTCGACAAACACAACAAGAGGTCGAGACCATGATCTACGCACAACCAGGAAAGGAAGGCTCCGTCGTCTCCTTCAAACCCCGTTATGAAAACTTTATTGGTGGTGAGTGGGTCGCTCCCGCCAAAGGCCAGTACTTTGAAAACATCACCCCGGTAACCGGTGATGTGATCTGTGAGATTCCGCGTTCCACCGCCGAAGATATCGACCTGGCTCTGGACGCCGCCCACAAGGCCGCGCCGGCCTGGGGCAAGACTTCTACCACCGAACGTTCCAACATTCTGCTGAAAATTGCCGACCGCATTGAGCAGAACATCGAGATGCTGGCGGTTGCTGAAACCTGGGACAACGGCAAGGCGGTGCGTGAAACCATCAACGCCGACCTGCCTCTGGCGGTGGACCACTTCCGTTACTTCGCCGGTTGTATCCGCGCCCAGGAAGACACCTCCAGCGCCATTGACAACAACACCGTGGCTTATCACTACCACGAGCCTCTGGGCGTTGTGGGCCAGATCATTCCCTGGAACTTCCCGCTGTTGATGGCAGTGTGGAAGCTGGCACCCTGCCTGGCTGCCGGTAACTGCACCGTGATGAAGCCGGCCGAGCAGACACCGGCCAGCATCCTGATCCTGATGGACCTGATCGGTGACCTGCTGCCACCGGGCGTGGTCAACATCGTCAACGGTTATGGCATCGAAGCCGGTCAGGCCCTGGCCACCAGCAAGCGCATCGCCAAGATCGCGTTTACCGGCTCTACCCCGGTGGGCGCCCACATCCTCAAGTGCGCAGCCGAGAACATCATTCCGTCTACCGTGGAGCTGGGTGGCAAGTCCCCCAACATCTACTTCTCCGACGTAATGCAGGCTGAGCCGGAGTTCATCGACAAGTGTGTCGAAGGCCTGGTGCTGGCGTTCTTCAACCAGGGCGAAGTGTGTACCTGTCCGTCTCGCGCCCTGGTGCAGGAAGACATGTACGACGAGTTCATGGCCAAGGTTGTTGAGCGCACCAAGTCCATCAAGCGTGGCAACCCGCTGGATACCGACGTGCAGGTAGGTGCGCAGGCGTCCAAGGAACAGTTCGACAAGATCATGTCGTACCTGGAAATCGGCAAGCAGGAAGGCGCGGAAGTGCTGACCGGTGGTGGTCGTGAGGAAATGGAAGGTGAGTTCAACAACGGCTTCTACATTCAGCCAACCCTGTTCAAGGGCAAGAACAACATGCGCGTGTTCCAGGAAGAAATCTTCGGCCCGGTGGTGGGTGTGACCACCTTCAAGGATGAGGAAGAAGCCCTGGCCATTGCCAACGACACCGAGTTTGGTCTGGGTGCCGGCCTGTGGACCCGCGACATCAACCGGGCCTACCGCATGGGCCGTGGTATCCAGGCGGGCCGCGTGTGGACCAACTGCTACCACCAGTACCCGGCTCACGCCGCTTTCGGTGGCTACAAGAAGTCCGGTGTTGGCCGCGAGAACCACAAGATGGCGCTGGACCATTATCAGCAGACCAAAAACCTGCTGGTCAGCTACGACATCAATCCACTGGGCTTCTTCTGAGCCTGGTAAAGCAATGACTGTTGTGCCCGGGCCTATCCACACAGGCCCGGTGGCGAGTCCGCACAAGGATGTGCATTTTCTGCTCCGGTGACTGGCTGGGGCACGTGGGTTTTCCTGCCATTTCCTTGGCCCTTCCCAGGGCCTTTTTTGTTTTCGTCCTCCTGTTTCCGGGGATGGTCCGAAAGGATGACGTTCTGCGCCCGTACCGGCCAAAAATCAGTGCCAAAGTACCATATTTGCCCCTTCGGAGACTGGGTAGGATTGAGAGTGAGTTACCGGAAAGCCGGCTAACGGATCCTGAATGCCACAACAATCATCACAAGAGGAAAGCATCATGTGGACCAAACCAGCCTATGAAGACCTGCGGATCGGCTTCGAAGTCACCATGTACTTCGCCAACCGCTGAGAACCGATGGCCAGCCACTGTGTGCTGGCCGTTTCGTGTCTGGAGTTCCCGCCATGCAGATTCGTATCCTTGGTTCCGCAGCTGGAGGTGGTTTTCCCCAGTGGAACTGCAACTGCGCCAATTGTGACGGTTTCCGTAAAGGCACCCTGAACGCCACGGCCCGCACCCAGTCGTCCATTGCCATCAGCGAAGACGGTGTCAGCTGGATTCTATGCAACGCCTCGCCGGATATTCGTGCACAGCTGGCTTCGTTTGACGCCATGCAGCCGGCCCGCGCACTGCGTGATACCGGCATTGGTGCAGTGCTGCTGATAGACAGCCAGGTGGACCATACCACTGGCCTGCTTATGCTACGGGAAGGGCTGCCCCTGGATGTGTGGTGCACCACCCAGGTCCATGAAGATCTCAGCGGCGGCTTTCCACTGTTTCGCATGCTGGAACACTGGCACGGTGGCCCGCGGTGGCATGAGGTGCCCTGCACCGATCAGCAGTCCTTTACCATACCCTGCGCCCCGTCCCTGCGCCTGACCGCTATCCCGTTACTCAGCAATGCGCCACCGTATTCCCCGCGTCGGAACAACCCGCACCCTGGCGATAACATCGGCCTGTTCATTGAAGACACTCGCAGCGGCGAAACCGTGATGTACGCGCCGGGGCTGGGGCAGCCGGATGAGCAGATCCTGGAATGGATGCGCAGGGCCGACACCCTGCTGGTGGATGGCACCGTCTGGCGTGACGATGAAATGTTGCGTTGCGAAGTGGGCACCCGCACTGGCCAGGAAATGGGGCACCTGGCCCAGAGTGGCCCCGGTGGAATGATTGAATTACTCGATAGCATGCCGGCACAGCGCAAGATTCTTATCCATATTAACAACACCAACCCCATTCTGAACGAAGACTCCCCCGAGCGGACCGTGCTGGCAAAGCATGGTATTGAAGTGTCTTTTGACGGAATGCATCTGGACATGGCGGTGCCCTCATGAACGCAATCGCGACCCCGGTCATGAACCGCAAGGATTTCGAGCAGGCCCTACGGGCCAAAGGCCAGTATTACCACATTCACCACCCCTACCATAAAGCCATGTACAGCGGCGCCTGCACGCCGGAGCAGATCCGCGGCTGGGTGGCCAATCGTTTCTATTATCAGATCAACATTCCCCGTAAAGACGCCGCCATTATGGCGAACTGCCCGGATGCGTCCGTACGCCGGTTATGGCTGCAGCGGGTACTGGATCACGATGGCCACAATGACGACGAGGGCGGAATCGAGGCCTGGCTCAGGCTGGCGGAAGCGGTGGGGCTGACCCGTGAGGAAGTGATTGACCAGCGTCATGTGCTGCCGGGAGTCCGCTTTGCAGTGGATGCCTATCTGAACTTTGCCCGCCGGGCTACCTGGCAGGAAGCGGCCTGTTCCTCACTGACCGAACTGTTCGCGCCGGAGATTCACCAGTCCCGCCTGGACAGCTGGCCGCAGCACTATCCCTGGATCAGGACTGATGGCTATGTCTATTTCCGCAAGCGGCTTTCCGAGGCCCGGAGGGATGTGGAGCACGGCCTCAGCATTACGCTGGAACATTTTACCACTGCGGCACAGCAGGCCCGTGCCCTGGAAATTCTGCAATTCAAACTGGATATCTTATGGTCGATGTTGGATGCCCTGACTATGGCTTATCAGCACCAGACGCCACCGTATCATACCGTCACCGACCAGTCCGTGTGGCACCGGGGGCTGTGATGGCGGTGACCATGAAACAGATACCAAGACTGCGCCCGGGTTTTCGCTTCCAGTGGGAGCCGGCCCAGAATGCTCACGTGTTGCTGTATCCGGAGGGGATGGTGCGGCTGAATGACAGCGCCGGTGCAGTGCTGAAAGTGGTGGATGGCCAGCGCACTGTCTCCGAGATCGTGAAACTCCTGGAACAGCAGTTTCCGGATGCGGGTTCCCTGGAGGAGGATGTCAGCGGCTTCCTCAAGGATGCCGAACAGCAGCACTGGATACTGTTCTCATGACAGGCCATCACGTCATGCCCGCCGGTGATCGCCCCGGTATCGGCCCGCCATTATGGTTGCTGGCAGAGCTGACCTACCGCTGCCCCTTGCAGTGTCCCTACTGCTCGAACCCTCTGGACTTCGCCCAGACCGAGCAGGAACTGACCACCGAAGAGTGGGTAAGGGTGCTGCGTCAGGGTCGCGAGATGGGAGCGGCGCAACTGGGCTTCTCCGGCGGCGAGCCGCTGGTGCGACAGGATCTGCCTGAACTGATTGCCGAGGCGCGCCAGCTGGGGTACTACACCAACCTGATCACTTCCGGCCTGGGGCTCACAGAAGCCAAGGTGAACGCCTTCCGGGACGCCGGTCTGGACCATATCCAGGTGAGTTTCCAGGCCTCGGACCCGGAACTGAACAACGCCGTTGCCGGCTCCCGCAAGGCCTTTGACCAGAAACTGGCGATGGCCCGTGCGGTAAAGGAGGCGGGCTACCCCATGGTGCTCAACTTCGTCATCCATCGCCACAATATCCACCAGATGGACGATATCATCAGCCTCTGTGAGCGTCTGGGTGCAGACTATGTGGAACTGGCCACTTGCCAGTACTACGGCTGGGCCTTCGAGAATCGCGAAGGGCTGATGCCTTCCAGGGCGCAACTGGAGAAGGCCGAGGCCGAAGTGAACAGCTACCGCAAGCGCCTGGCGGCCAGCGGCTCGGCCATGAAACTGATCTTCGTCACACCGGATTACTACGAGGAACGGCCAAAAGCCTGCATGAACGGCTGGGGCAGCCTGTTCCTGACCGTGGCCCCGGACGGCACTGCGCTGCCGTGCCACAGTGCACGCCTGCTGCCCATCGAATTTCCCAATATACGCGAATCCTCGCTACACTCCATCTGGTACGACAGCCCGGGTTTCAACCATTACCGGGGCGATAGCTGGATGCCGGAGCCCTGCCGCTCCTGCGATGAAAAAGACAAGGACTTCGGCGGCTGCCGCTGCCAGGCCTACCTGCTGACCGGCAATGCCGACAACGCCGACCCGGTATGCAGCAAGTCGCCCCACCACGACCGCATCCTCGCCGCCCGCAAGGCGGCGGACCACGCCAGCGCCGGGCTGGAGGAGCTGACCTATCGCAACGCCAACAACTCCCGGTTGTTCTTCCGGGGCTGATACGCCAGACAAAACGATCTTGTCGCCGCTTTCTGCAGAGCAGGCCTCTGCTGCTTTTATCCAGCGGGGAGCGCTGACTGCCTCCCGGGCGGGTGTTTTCTGGCTGGAGTTCGATCCGGCCACCGGCAACAACCTGCTCACAAAGGTAAAAGGAGATGCCTCTCACCCGTTAACGGGCCCGGAGTTCGGTATTCGCAGCGACGTTAATGGTTACGGTGGCGGAGCGTTATGTGCCGGGCCAGACGCCCTGTTTGCGGTGGCGGCGTCAGGGCAGCAGATCCACCGAATTGACCCGCGCACAGGGGCCTCCGATGCCTTGACCCGGGACCCGGCTGCCAGCTTCGGCGGACTGGTGTGGGATGACGGCCATGACCGTGTTCTGGCGGTAAGAGAAAGTACGGGACGCCAGCAACTGGTGGCAGTACAGGGCGACAACAAGGTTCTGCACTTACATGAGGGCGAGGATTTTTACAGCGCACCGGCGCTGTCCGCCAGTGGTACGCGCATTGCCTGGGTATGCTGGTCGCTGCCGGACATGCCGTGGGTGAGTTCTGTTTTGTGGGCTGCGGATGTGGATGTCGATGGCACACTGGTCGGGGCTCGTTGCCTGCCGACACCCACAGGCGGCAGCGTCCAGCAGCCTGTGTTCGATGGCGAGGAGCTGCAGGTGCTGTCGGATCACGAAGGCTGGTGGCAGCCCTGGCAGGTGTCGCTCACCACAGGACAGCCCAGGTGGACCTGCCTCGAGGCGACAGCTGCGGACCACGCCAGCGCACCCTGGCAGTTGGGTGAGCGTCACCACTGGCCGCTGGGGCAAGGAGGCTGGGCCCGGGTGCGCTATGTTTGCGGAAGCGGGGAGCTATGGCTGACGCTGTCTGCTGAGTCCCCACCCGTGCGGGTCGCCACAGGCTACGCCGACTTTCGCCAGCTGACGTCCTTCAACGGCGAACTTTATTGCATTGCCCGGTCAGCTTCCCGGCTTGATTCAGTATTGGCAGTGAATCCTGAGACCGGCCATGTCCACACACTTGCCGGGGGCGAAACCCCGTTCGCTGATACGCCAATTGTCACGCCTGAAACCTTTCGGGTTCCCCCCTCGACGAATGTGCGCGAAGAGGTCAGTGGATTCCTGTATCCACCGGTCGAGGGTGGGTCGGAGAACACGCCTCCACCATTGATCCTGATTGCCCATGGCGGCCCCACATCGACGGCACGGCCGGTATTCAACCCTCAGGTCCAGTTCTGGTGCCATCATGGATTCGCGGTGGCCGAGGTCAATTACCGCGGCAGCGCGGGGTTCGGCCGTGATTTCCGTCTGGCATTGGCCGGCAACTGGGGTCAGGCAGACGTGGAGGATATGGAACGGGCGGCCGATCACCTGGTGGCCGGGGGCAGGGGGGATGCCACCCGGCTGTTCATCCAGGGCCGCAGCTCCGGGGGATATACGGCCTTGATGGCCATGACTTGCAGTCAGCGCTTCCGGGCCGGTGCCAGCCTGTTCGGGGTCAGTGACCCCGCTCACCTGCGAGAGGTGACACACCGCTTCGAGTCGGGCTACCTGGACTGGTTGCTGGGACCACCGGACGATTTTCCCGGGCGCTGGCAGGCGCGCACACCGGTGCTTCAGGCCCACCGCATCCGCCGGCCGCTGATTTTTTTCCAGGGCGGGCAGGATCGGGTGGTGGTGCCGGAGCAGACCAGGGCAATGGTAAAAGTGCTGGAGCAGAACGGGCAGGCGGTTGAACTCTGGTGGTTTGACGACGAAGGGCACGGCTTCCGGCAGCGCCGCAACCAGATTGCGTTGCTGGAGAACCTGCTGGCGTTCTATCGGCGGTGTAGCCAAAAGTGCGATGATGGCGGATAGCAGTTCAGGTAAACTTGGACTTGATATAACAATAACAGCATCGCTGAAGAGAACGCCCATGAGCTACGACATTTCCGCTCTGCGCAAGTTTGTTTCCCCCGAGATCGTCTTTGGTGCCGGCTCCCGCAAGGCCGTGGCCAACTTTGCCAGCAACTTTGGCGCCCGCCATGTGTTCCTGGTGTCGGATCCGGGGGTGGAAAAAGCCGGCTGGGTTGCGGAAATCGTGGATATTCTGGTGGCGGCGGGCATTCGCGTCACCGTGTTTACCGGCGTGTCGCCCAACCCCAAAGTGGATGAAGTCATGGCCGGCGCGGAGCGGTACCGCTCCAGCGAATGTGATGTGATCGTCGCCATTGGCGGTGGCAGCCCCATGGATTGCGCCAAGGGCATCGGCATAGTCAGTGCCCATGGCCGGAGCATCCTAGAGTTCGAGGGTGTCGATACCATCACCTCGCCGTCGCCACCGATGATTTTGATTCCCACCACGGCCGGTACCTCCGCCGATGTGTCCCAGTTTGCGATCATTTCCGATCCCAACCGGCGCTTCAAGTTTTCCATCATCAGCAAGGCAGTGGTGCCGGATGTGGCGCTGATCGATCCTGAAGTAACGGAAACGATGGATGCCTACCTGACCGCCTGTACCGGTGTCGATGCCCTGGTGCATGCCATCGAGGCTTTCGTCTCCACTGGCAGCGGCCCGCTCACCGACACCAACGCACTGGAAGCAATCCGGCTGATCAACCGTAATCTGGAGCCGCTGGTGCGCAACATCGCTGACGTGCATCTGCGGGAGCAGATCATGCTGGCGTCCATGCAGGCCGGGCTGGCGTTTTCCAATGCCATTCTGGGCGCGGTCCATGCCATGTCCCACAGCCTGGGGGGCTTCCTCGATTTGCCCCACGGCCTTTGTAACGCGTTACTGTTGGAACACGTGGTGGCCTACAACTACACCTCTGCCGAGGACCGATTCAGGCGGGTGGCCGAGGCCATGGATATTGATACCCGCGGTATGTCGAAACCGGTGATCAAGCAGCGCCTGATGGAGCGGATTATCGCCCTCAAACGTGCGGTGGGGCTGGAAGCGAAGCTTGCCAAACTGGGCGTGACCACGTCTGATATTCCCTATCTGTCCGGATTTGCACTGCAGGACCCGTGCATTCTCACCAATCCCCGCAAGTCTTCCCGCCGGGATGTCGAAGTGGTGTATGAAGAAGCCCTCTGATTCCAGCGACGCCGATTATGATATCGGTGACCTGCTTGGCCTTGGCAGCCAGTCGGTACGCAAGAACTATTACCCGGCGTTGCAGGCGCGAATAGACGAACTGGAAAAGGAGCGTAACCGCTACAAGTGGCTGTTTGAAAATGCCCTTCACGGTATCTTCCAGGCCAATCTCAGGGGCGGCTTTGTGGCCGCCAACCCTGCGATGGCCCGTATGTGCGGCTATGACAGTGTGGAAGACCTGATCACCCGGGTTATTCGCTTGCGAGAGCAATTGTTCTGCAGTTCCGGCGAATTCGACGCTATTCGCCAGGAGCTGCTGGACCACGGCAGCCTCAGTGCCCGGGAAACCCGGCTCAGGCGCGCAGACAATACGCCCGTGCAGGTTGCGATCACACTTTTGCGGCGGCCGGATCTTGGCCCGGAAGTGGTGGAAGCGTTTGTTGCAGATATCACCGAACGCCACCAGGCGCGGGA harbors:
- the pqqA gene encoding pyrroloquinoline quinone precursor peptide PqqA, giving the protein MWTKPAYEDLRIGFEVTMYFANR
- a CDS encoding prolyl oligopeptidase family serine peptidase, which encodes MSPLSAEQASAAFIQRGALTASRAGVFWLEFDPATGNNLLTKVKGDASHPLTGPEFGIRSDVNGYGGGALCAGPDALFAVAASGQQIHRIDPRTGASDALTRDPAASFGGLVWDDGHDRVLAVRESTGRQQLVAVQGDNKVLHLHEGEDFYSAPALSASGTRIAWVCWSLPDMPWVSSVLWAADVDVDGTLVGARCLPTPTGGSVQQPVFDGEELQVLSDHEGWWQPWQVSLTTGQPRWTCLEATAADHASAPWQLGERHHWPLGQGGWARVRYVCGSGELWLTLSAESPPVRVATGYADFRQLTSFNGELYCIARSASRLDSVLAVNPETGHVHTLAGGETPFADTPIVTPETFRVPPSTNVREEVSGFLYPPVEGGSENTPPPLILIAHGGPTSTARPVFNPQVQFWCHHGFAVAEVNYRGSAGFGRDFRLALAGNWGQADVEDMERAADHLVAGGRGDATRLFIQGRSSGGYTALMAMTCSQRFRAGASLFGVSDPAHLREVTHRFESGYLDWLLGPPDDFPGRWQARTPVLQAHRIRRPLIFFQGGQDRVVVPEQTRAMVKVLEQNGQAVELWWFDDEGHGFRQRRNQIALLENLLAFYRRCSQKCDDGG
- the pqqC gene encoding pyrroloquinoline-quinone synthase PqqC translates to MNAIATPVMNRKDFEQALRAKGQYYHIHHPYHKAMYSGACTPEQIRGWVANRFYYQINIPRKDAAIMANCPDASVRRLWLQRVLDHDGHNDDEGGIEAWLRLAEAVGLTREEVIDQRHVLPGVRFAVDAYLNFARRATWQEAACSSLTELFAPEIHQSRLDSWPQHYPWIRTDGYVYFRKRLSEARRDVEHGLSITLEHFTTAAQQARALEILQFKLDILWSMLDALTMAYQHQTPPYHTVTDQSVWHRGL
- the ercA gene encoding alcohol dehydrogenase-like regulatory protein ErcA encodes the protein MSYDISALRKFVSPEIVFGAGSRKAVANFASNFGARHVFLVSDPGVEKAGWVAEIVDILVAAGIRVTVFTGVSPNPKVDEVMAGAERYRSSECDVIVAIGGGSPMDCAKGIGIVSAHGRSILEFEGVDTITSPSPPMILIPTTAGTSADVSQFAIISDPNRRFKFSIISKAVVPDVALIDPEVTETMDAYLTACTGVDALVHAIEAFVSTGSGPLTDTNALEAIRLINRNLEPLVRNIADVHLREQIMLASMQAGLAFSNAILGAVHAMSHSLGGFLDLPHGLCNALLLEHVVAYNYTSAEDRFRRVAEAMDIDTRGMSKPVIKQRLMERIIALKRAVGLEAKLAKLGVTTSDIPYLSGFALQDPCILTNPRKSSRRDVEVVYEEAL
- the pqqD gene encoding pyrroloquinoline quinone biosynthesis peptide chaperone PqqD, yielding MMAVTMKQIPRLRPGFRFQWEPAQNAHVLLYPEGMVRLNDSAGAVLKVVDGQRTVSEIVKLLEQQFPDAGSLEEDVSGFLKDAEQQHWILFS
- a CDS encoding aldehyde dehydrogenase family protein, which codes for MIYAQPGKEGSVVSFKPRYENFIGGEWVAPAKGQYFENITPVTGDVICEIPRSTAEDIDLALDAAHKAAPAWGKTSTTERSNILLKIADRIEQNIEMLAVAETWDNGKAVRETINADLPLAVDHFRYFAGCIRAQEDTSSAIDNNTVAYHYHEPLGVVGQIIPWNFPLLMAVWKLAPCLAAGNCTVMKPAEQTPASILILMDLIGDLLPPGVVNIVNGYGIEAGQALATSKRIAKIAFTGSTPVGAHILKCAAENIIPSTVELGGKSPNIYFSDVMQAEPEFIDKCVEGLVLAFFNQGEVCTCPSRALVQEDMYDEFMAKVVERTKSIKRGNPLDTDVQVGAQASKEQFDKIMSYLEIGKQEGAEVLTGGGREEMEGEFNNGFYIQPTLFKGKNNMRVFQEEIFGPVVGVTTFKDEEEALAIANDTEFGLGAGLWTRDINRAYRMGRGIQAGRVWTNCYHQYPAHAAFGGYKKSGVGRENHKMALDHYQQTKNLLVSYDINPLGFF
- the pqqB gene encoding pyrroloquinoline quinone biosynthesis protein PqqB codes for the protein MQIRILGSAAGGGFPQWNCNCANCDGFRKGTLNATARTQSSIAISEDGVSWILCNASPDIRAQLASFDAMQPARALRDTGIGAVLLIDSQVDHTTGLLMLREGLPLDVWCTTQVHEDLSGGFPLFRMLEHWHGGPRWHEVPCTDQQSFTIPCAPSLRLTAIPLLSNAPPYSPRRNNPHPGDNIGLFIEDTRSGETVMYAPGLGQPDEQILEWMRRADTLLVDGTVWRDDEMLRCEVGTRTGQEMGHLAQSGPGGMIELLDSMPAQRKILIHINNTNPILNEDSPERTVLAKHGIEVSFDGMHLDMAVPS
- the pqqE gene encoding pyrroloquinoline quinone biosynthesis protein PqqE, encoding MTGHHVMPAGDRPGIGPPLWLLAELTYRCPLQCPYCSNPLDFAQTEQELTTEEWVRVLRQGREMGAAQLGFSGGEPLVRQDLPELIAEARQLGYYTNLITSGLGLTEAKVNAFRDAGLDHIQVSFQASDPELNNAVAGSRKAFDQKLAMARAVKEAGYPMVLNFVIHRHNIHQMDDIISLCERLGADYVELATCQYYGWAFENREGLMPSRAQLEKAEAEVNSYRKRLAASGSAMKLIFVTPDYYEERPKACMNGWGSLFLTVAPDGTALPCHSARLLPIEFPNIRESSLHSIWYDSPGFNHYRGDSWMPEPCRSCDEKDKDFGGCRCQAYLLTGNADNADPVCSKSPHHDRILAARKAADHASAGLEELTYRNANNSRLFFRG